The Oncorhynchus masou masou isolate Uvic2021 chromosome 14, UVic_Omas_1.1, whole genome shotgun sequence region ctgtctctgtgagGCTCAGACACACCAGGAAAAAGGGTCGCCGGGCTGCATGCTACAGCCACAGCAGTGGACTTTCTCATTGGGAGGCAATTCTGAGGCAGTACACCATTCTGAGGCAATGCTAAGGAAAGGTCCAATAGTCCTGACATCTGGATTCTGGATGAGGATGCTTTAAAGAAGTCCATTCTGTACCCATTGGAGCTCAGGATTCTGGGATACACACAGGAACACAGTTGACAGAGTTTGCCAACTGACTCTATACTTCTGAACAGGACTGAGGTAAGTCATGCTCCCTCACTTTGAAAGTTACAAAGATAGGATCCCCTTTCAGATTTAATAACAACAGTGCTGCTATTATAATGATAGATGATCAATGGTTCATGTTTGGCGATATGGTACAGGGCTTCTGACACTACCATTTGGCAATCATGTGATGTATTATTTTTCTTTGGTATTCCAGTTTACTTACAGACACTTGTTGGTACCAATAATGTGTTTCATTGAGGTTGAGGAGTAGTGACCCCCGCAAATATAGTGTGTTGTGTCAATGTTGAGGTGATAATGGTGTTTACGGTGTTGACAATGGTGGTAGCCAGAGTTGACCCTGAAAGGATTGTGTTGATCAATGGGATGGAAGTGTGAGTTGACTCTGTCTGGGTTTTGTCGACCATTGTCACCCCAGTGCTGACTTGCTAATAAACTCCAGCCAGGCAGACAGTGTTAAGGGTGTTAACTTTCACCTTCCAGGGGAACATCTGGTGGGCTGTCAAGGCTTGAGAGACAGTCTGAGCTGCATCTTAAGATATTGTGGTGGCACTTTTACATTCTCTGCTTTCCACTGAAAATGCCTGTATGGAATTTTGCATCTGTGTGGCCACCGTCTGACTGTGATGTACTTGTTGGTGTACAATTATAGTTGTTTGAAATGGGGAAAAGCTATTTTTACTGAATGAATACATCTCTACATGTTCTAGATATAGAGTATCATGTTTTATTGGGGAAATCTGCTAATGAATCTCTATCACTGCTTATTTCCATGGACAGAAGAGCAGTTGAACAGGTAGATGGAGAAGGCGCTGCCTATTGGCCTGTCTCTGTTGCTGGGGCTCCTCCTAGTCATGCCTGAGGTGGGGGGGCGGAAGGAAGAGTCCCAAAAGCGCCTTTCCCGCTCCTCAGAGCTAAAAGAAGGCCGCTGCTCCTACACATTCATTGTTCCCCAGCAAAAACTGAAGGGGGCGCTGTGCGTGAGCACCGAGTCCACCACCGGCGCCGCCAACCACTCAGAGGTAACGGCTCTGCGGGGGGAGTTGAACCGTCAgcaggaacagctggagaagctGAGAGGCCAGCTGGAGCAGGAGGGGGCCCTGGTTACGGAGGTGCGGGCGCTACGGAAAGAGAGCGGCAGCATGAACTCCCGCATCGCCCAGCTCTACGCCCAGCTGCTGCACGAGGTTATGTACAAGAAGGACCAGGTGGTCAAACAGAGGCGGGTCGAGAACCTACTGCTCAACGCCACCGCACAGGTAATCAGACAGAGAGCATTGTGGGAACAGTTGTGTTCATAAGGAGGGAAGTTAGAATCATATAACTGCATACCTGCTCCTACTACTGCTCTTTACCGTCTTAGTATCCTTTACCTATTGATGACAGGCATGTAGCACCTTGATACATCCCTGATTGGCCCGTTGTCTGTTGCTCGGTCATGGTGGACCAACATCCCAGATGCTGCAGATCTCCACTAGTTACAGGGAGCTGGAGAAGAAGTATGGAGCCCTCACCTCCATGATGAGCAACCAGAGTCAGCTCATCGCCCGGCTGGAGAAGCTGTGCCAGGCCACCAAGAACACTACCCCACCTCCACAGGTAGGGGGAGCTCTGTATTTATCAAACCACTGGCATTGTTCTCAAGCACTGACCCTGACCCATGAAGCTAAAGTGGTTCCATAACATACTACAGTACCCACAATGCTCTGTACAAAAttctttatatatttatgttgtaTTGGACAGATGACCTCTGAACCCCTGAGTATCCAGTCCAGTGGGCCCCTGAATGACAGCTCAGAGTCCAAGGAGATGGCTAATGATGTTCAGAGAGACCAGGGCGCCCCTCCACTACAgccacaggaggagagagaacaccTGCAGGGGACAAAGGTGCTCCCCACCACCATGGCCGACACCCCTACCGACGCCCCCTTCATAAGCTTCCCTGTCACTAAGACCCCAGGTAAATCACGGCACCCTCAGAGCTTACAACTGCCAACGGCGCATTCAGCTTAACCAACACTGTCTATGTAGGAATGAAAGTCTGTCTTTGTAAGACCGTGTGAAAGAGTAACACTATGTATCTTCCCCGGGCAGCATTATCACACATTATAACACCTTGTTTCTATTTCAGTCAATACATCGCATATCTCATTGGTTCCTGCTTTGTTTCGATATTGTTTTTCACTGACACGTCTGACAACAATCATCAACATTAAGCTGTTTTCTTTTGGCCCTTCAAATGCTTCATTGTTTGCTGTTCAGACCTTGAGTTTGTGTTTTGAAACAGTGTCAGTATTTTGTCAGTGTTATTTACACTCCAGAAGACACTGTGCAGAAGCTTGGGGACTCACTGACCCGCTGATAGAACTTTATCTCTCTGGGAATGCCTAAACAATGTCGAATAACTGCCAGCTGTTCTCATCAGAGTAGAGAAGGGGCTTTGTTAATGAGTAACACACACAAGGTTTGACCTTGATATAACATTTGCAAATTCGTCAATAATATTTGTTATAAATAACAATCAAATGGGCCAAAATATAATCCTCTCTTTTAGGAAATAAACCATAAAAAGTAGCTAATCCAGAATTTGGCACCAATAATCAGATTTGTCAGCACCTCCTCTTTAGAAAGAGCGATTAAGATAAATTCCAAATTTAAATAtatttgaatttaaaaaaaatctaatttaccagcagtacccacacacacacacacacacacacacacacacacacacacacacacacacacacacacacacacacacacacacacacacacacacacacacacacacacacacacacacacacacacacacacacacacacaacctaatcACAGCCCTCTTTAGGACACTGCTATGTAACCTTGAATTACAAGGCGATACCCCCATACAATGCACGGTGTGCACACAACTGGAATGTGTAAGATTACAAGGCAGAGCATTCAGATGGGTGACACCACCTTGTACGGACAGGCTTTCTGTGTCCGTTCCCGCGGGGTACGCTTATCTCTCCCAGTGTGACATAAGACATACAACATGTGTGGTGAAAGAATGTCTTCAGGCAGTAAAGAGATAAGCTGAAGCAAAGCGAGAAAACATGTATCTGTGACCCTGTTGgctctaacacaaacacaattCCAGACCACTCTCCCCATTACAtgcctcactcactccctcattTCCAGGATTTGGTTGAGCCTACCCAGTGGCAGATGGATGGAGTTTGGACGTTCTGGACTTCCATTAGTTCCATTGCACCAGGCAGGCTCAATCGAGCACAATTATGACTATTTGAACTCAGGTGTGTTCCGAAATCCTAACTGCCTTTGCGAGCCACATACCTATACTACCTCTGTCCCTCAGGACCCTGGAGGGACTGCCAGCATGTGCTGGACTCGGGCGAGACCACCAATGGGATCTACCTGCTGCGTCCACAGAGCGCCAACCGGCTTCTGCAGGCCTGGTGTGAACAGACCAAGACCCAGGGAGGCTGGACCGTCATCCAGAGGAGACAGGACGGATCAGTCAACTTCTTCAGGACCTGGGAGCAGTACAAGGTGCTCTCACCTCCAATGTGCATTGAGCCACTAAAAGTGAAGCGCTCAAGAGCTTGTTATGACGTCAGACAGTGTGCTATTACCATTGCAATACAaaacacacagtgtgtgtgtgcactgcagACCCATaatcctttcccctcctccattTGCCTTTCATTTCAGCAGATTATATGTGATGAAACATGAGCTCTATAGTTACTGTAATTGGCAACCATCACAGTGGGCTATAAAACCAGAAAAACAGCTGGTATTAGAGCTCAGAGACTCAAGAGTATCCTTCAGTTGAGGACGGTTTAACACCACAGAAGTCATGAAAACTATTGCTACAGTGAACATAACCCTAAACTATCTGTCGTACCCCTCCACCACAGCAAGGCTTTGGGAACCTGGATGGAGAGTACTGGCTGGGTCTGGAGCACCTCTACTGGCTGACCAAGCAGGCCCACTACAAGCTTCGGGTGGCCATGGAGGACTGGCAGGGCCGCCAGGTGTTTGCAGAGTACGACAGCTTCCGCTTGGAGCCTGAGAGCGACTGGTACCGTCTGAGGCTGGGGGAATACCAAGGCAACGCCGGAGACTCAATGTCCTGGCACAATGACAAAGCCTTTACAACTCTGGACAAGGATAAGGATGCTTATTCAGGTGaatcctctctcactctctactaccctctctcttttcttttctgCCTCTTTTCATGGCTGCCTGTTTGAACACCCAGGTTTGGCTTGATGAGTTGGTTTCGCTCTCCATTTCCTCATTAGGGAACTGTGCCCACTTCCAGAAGGGGGGCTGGTGGTACCACATGTGTGCCCACTCCAACTTAAACGGCGTGTGGTATCGAGGGGGTCACTACCGCAGCCGCTACCAGGACGGGGTTTACTGGGCAGAGTTCCACGGGGGCTCCTACTCCCTCAAGACGGTCACCATGATGATCAAACCCACCTAACCCTCTCCccattggtggcaccttaattggggaggacgggttcgtggtaatggctggagtggaatagtttcatgatgccattccattcactccgttccagccattattatgagccgtcgtcccctcagcagcctcctgtgttaAACACACATGTCAATCAGGCATCAGGGCAATATTATGGTTCCGTCATGGATGAGGAAGGATGTTAATGAAGTTCTTATATGTTAAACAGGTATGTTAATAAGACAGCGTTAGACTGACATGCCAACACAACATGTGGAATTGTTTTCTAACGgcaatgtatttatttaataaaaaATTGCAAAACAATGTTTGAACATTACTTTTTGATATTATCTATCTatcctctcacacacatacagtacacacaccacAAGGTGAGTTAGGAGTCCATTTATTTTGCTTATGAGAACTGACTTTGTGGTttgatgcagtggtgtaaagtacttcaagtaaaaatactttaaagtatgaCGTAAGTCGATTtatggggtatctgtactttactatttagaTTTTTGATGACTTTTACTTTATTACATTcttgaagaaaataatgtactttttactccatacgttTTCCCGGACACccaaagtacttgttacattttgaatgcttaccaggacaggaaaatggtctaattcacacacataaagagaaaatccctggtcatctctactgcatctgatctggaagactcactaaacacaaatgctttgtttgtaaattatgtctgagtgttggagtgtgcccgtggctatctgtaaatttaaataaaaaaaacaagaaaattgtgccttctggtttgcttaatataaggaatttgaaatgatttatacttttacttttgatacttaaatatatttgagcaattccgtttacttttgatacctaagtttatttaaaaccaaatacttttttttacttATACTCAAGTAGgactttactgggtgactttcacgtGAGTCATTTTCTATAAGGGTACCTTTACATTTTCTACAAGGGTACCTTTACATTTTCTACAAGGGTACCTTTACATTTTCTACAAGGGTACCTTTACATTTTATATAAGGGTACCTTTACATTTTCTACAAGGGTACCTTTACATTTTCTACAAGGGTACCTTTACATTTTCTACAAGGGTACCTTTACATTTTCTACAAGGGTAACTTTACATTTTCTACAAGGGtacctttacttttactcaagtatgacagttgggtactttttcaacCACGATGTCATGTTTCCGTTTTAGCAGTTTCCTCTTTACTCAGCATCAGGGCAGGGTTTGAATTTCCTCTTCGAAACACTTGCTTCACACAGTAACCTCTCTGCCTGAGATACAGTAACTGGCATTAGCACAGTGTTAAGACCGAGCCTGGACCAACAGGTGGACCATCAGTCAGGGCATCCTCTCTTACGacatcccccatccccctcacCTTGCTCAGCAATACCCCCACCTTGCTCAGCAGAGAACGACCATGATCTCACTCCAGAGTATGTTGGGCCTCCTCATGCTCATGCTCATGCTGTTACATGGAGGTGAGTGTTTAATTTGTTCCATACTTATCTATTAATATCTATTGCTGTGATATCTGTGTGGATTATTTTTATGTTGACCGTAGTTATTATCTACTCTGGTGATATAGTAACTGTTTGCTGTCTCCCAGGGTGGTACTTAAACATGTGCTCAACTCCCACAAACCGAACTTGAACGGAAGTTGATTGTTGATAAAGTAAATTAGTTTTACCCGCACGATGGTCAATTTGAAGACTAACATTTGAGAGCAATTAAACTCAAGAAATTAAGTATTTCATGAgcaataaaaaaaatgaatattGATATGTCGCAATAATGCAATAAGGTAACAGTCATTAGTAGACAGGGTcctgagtttttcctggtcaggtcacaacTCATGATCCTAATTAAAGAATACAATTATATAATAACATAAAATCACAAGAAATACACTTACACTCACtcaggtaaaacacagacactGTTGATGTCATTGAGTGATATGACATTGTCTAAACGGGTGTGGTGGGTGTGAATGTCCATGCTGTACAACATTGAGAACAATGTAAATGACTTCTGAAAAACACTGATGGTGGGTGTGGTGCATTGTTGTTAGTATGGTAGTTTGTCTTGTATGTGCTAACCTATGGATGCTCCATATTCGACAGATCCACCATTGTCAAAAATAAGAATGCTTTGACCTTCATTTTGGAACACatacgggatcggtgtcccatccacgggacggttgagctaacgtaggctaatgcgattagcatgaggttgtaagaaacaagaacatttcccaggacatagacatatctgatattggcagaaagcttacattcttgttgatctaactgcactgtccaatttacagtagctattacagtgaaagaataccatgctattgtttgaggagagtgcacaattttgaacatgaaaagttattaataaacaaattaggcacatttgggcagtcttgagaCAACATTTTGAATAGAAATGCAATGTTTCATTGgttcagtctaaaactttgcacatcactgctgccatctagtggccaatctaaattgcacctgggctggaataatacactatggcctttctcttgcatttcaaagataatggtacaaaataaatacaaaataacagtCTTTCACATTAacacaaacgtcaaagtgtttcctttcaaatggtaccaactatacgcatatccttgcttcagggcctgagcaacaggcagttagacttgggtatgtcattttagacataaattgaaaaaagggcacacacagcctacatatcaatacatatacacacaaactatctaggtcaaataggggggTGGCATTGTGCAGTGAGATGTGCTCtgtctgttttttgaaaccaggtttgctgtttatttcagTAATATGAGAAGGAATGGAGTTCCATAccataatggctctatataa contains the following coding sequences:
- the angptl6 gene encoding angiopoietin-related protein 6, which codes for MEKALPIGLSLLLGLLLVMPEVGGRKEESQKRLSRSSELKEGRCSYTFIVPQQKLKGALCVSTESTTGAANHSEVTALRGELNRQQEQLEKLRGQLEQEGALVTEVRALRKESGSMNSRIAQLYAQLLHEVMYKKDQVVKQRRVENLLLNATAQMLQISTSYRELEKKYGALTSMMSNQSQLIARLEKLCQATKNTTPPPQMTSEPLSIQSSGPLNDSSESKEMANDVQRDQGAPPLQPQEEREHLQGTKVLPTTMADTPTDAPFISFPVTKTPGPWRDCQHVLDSGETTNGIYLLRPQSANRLLQAWCEQTKTQGGWTVIQRRQDGSVNFFRTWEQYKQGFGNLDGEYWLGLEHLYWLTKQAHYKLRVAMEDWQGRQVFAEYDSFRLEPESDWYRLRLGEYQGNAGDSMSWHNDKAFTTLDKDKDAYSGNCAHFQKGGWWYHMCAHSNLNGVWYRGGHYRSRYQDGVYWAEFHGGSYSLKTVTMMIKPT